Proteins from one Bartonella sp. HY328 genomic window:
- the dctA gene encoding C4-dicarboxylate transporter DctA, with protein sequence MAIEIEHLVSTKGRQKFYKHQYVQVLVAIAAGIALGLIWPKVGLKLEPLGTTFIALIKMIIAPVIFLTIVVGIAGMSNISSVGRVAGKAFIYFFTFSTLALIIGLIVANVFQPGHGFPTVVDAADKIKALEAAAKVKDISFVKFLTDMVPTTLVSAFTQGNLLQVLLVAILFGISLTAIGEKGKPILHFCQNLIPPVFKLVSIIMYAAPIGAFGAIGFAAAKYGVEAVIRLGGLVLLFYGTSLIFIIVILGAVCKYNGFSIFKLIRYIKDELLLILGTSSSESALPSLMDKMEKAGAKKSVVGLVVPTGYSFNLDGTNIYMTLSALFIIQAYGVPVDIWHQLALLGVAMVSSKGAAGVSGAGFVTLAATLAMFPEIPLEGLGLILGVDRFMSECRALTNFTGNAVACVVVAKWENALDEEQLHATLDGKTVPDAVAS encoded by the coding sequence ATGGCAATTGAAATTGAACATCTAGTTTCAACAAAAGGACGCCAAAAATTTTATAAACATCAGTATGTTCAAGTCTTGGTCGCTATAGCAGCTGGCATCGCTCTTGGCCTTATTTGGCCAAAAGTTGGTTTGAAACTCGAACCACTTGGCACAACATTTATCGCTTTGATTAAAATGATTATTGCACCGGTTATATTTTTGACTATCGTGGTTGGCATAGCTGGTATGAGTAATATTTCCAGCGTTGGTCGCGTCGCCGGCAAGGCATTTATCTATTTTTTTACATTTTCAACCCTTGCTTTAATCATTGGCTTGATTGTTGCCAATGTTTTTCAACCAGGCCATGGTTTTCCAACTGTTGTTGATGCTGCAGATAAAATAAAGGCGTTAGAAGCAGCCGCAAAAGTTAAAGATATTTCATTTGTAAAATTTTTAACGGACATGGTTCCCACAACTCTTGTATCCGCCTTTACCCAAGGTAATCTTTTGCAAGTATTATTGGTGGCTATTCTTTTCGGCATTTCTTTGACTGCAATTGGTGAAAAAGGCAAACCGATTTTACACTTTTGCCAAAATCTCATTCCACCAGTATTCAAACTTGTTTCAATTATTATGTATGCGGCACCGATAGGTGCTTTTGGCGCGATTGGATTTGCAGCAGCAAAATATGGTGTTGAAGCAGTCATCCGCTTAGGCGGATTGGTACTCCTATTTTATGGTACATCTTTGATATTCATCATCGTTATTCTAGGTGCTGTTTGCAAATATAATGGTTTTTCAATTTTTAAATTAATCCGATATATTAAAGATGAGCTTCTGCTCATTCTTGGTACGTCTTCATCAGAATCTGCACTTCCATCTTTAATGGATAAGATGGAAAAGGCCGGCGCTAAAAAATCGGTGGTTGGACTAGTTGTTCCTACAGGCTATTCATTTAACCTTGACGGCACCAATATCTATATGACGCTGTCTGCGTTATTCATCATCCAAGCTTACGGTGTACCTGTTGATATTTGGCATCAACTAGCCCTTTTGGGGGTTGCTATGGTGTCATCAAAAGGTGCGGCTGGTGTATCTGGCGCAGGATTTGTAACCCTTGCAGCAACCCTTGCAATGTTTCCCGAGATACCGCTTGAAGGCTTGGGTTTGATATTAGGCGTTGACCGCTTCATGTCAGAATGCCGTGCACTTACCAATTTCACTGGCAATGCCGTTGCTTGTGTTGTTGTTGCCAAATGGGAAAACGCTTTGGATGAAGAACAGCTTCACGCAACTCTTGATGGCAAAACGGTCCCTGATGCAGTTGCATCATAA
- a CDS encoding LysR family transcriptional regulator, whose translation MNMENLNDLVAFIAVANENSFTKAAAKLGVSQSALSQTIRNLEERLGIRLLMRTTRSVSPSEAGQKLLATLVPRFDDIEQELNNLKQMRDKPSGTIRISAGEHPAMTILQPAITAFLKKYSDVKMELVVDNSFIDIVRDRFDAGVRFGEAIDQDMVAVKIGPKQRMAIVATKQYFETYGKPATPRELVHHNCINMRSATTGGFFQWEFEKNGRALNVHIDGQLTLSQLQLRVNAALDGVGLVYIPEDLVLEFIQQKRLIRVLDDWCEPFEGYYLYYPSKRQHMQAFNLFIDHIRYRGS comes from the coding sequence ATTAATATGGAAAACTTAAATGACCTTGTGGCCTTTATTGCTGTTGCGAATGAAAATAGCTTCACTAAGGCCGCTGCAAAGTTAGGTGTATCGCAATCTGCGCTTAGCCAAACAATCCGCAATCTTGAAGAGCGATTAGGCATTAGGCTGCTTATGCGCACCACGCGCAGCGTATCGCCAAGTGAAGCAGGACAAAAATTATTGGCAACTTTAGTGCCGCGCTTTGATGATATTGAACAAGAGCTTAATAATTTAAAGCAAATGCGTGATAAGCCAAGTGGTACAATTCGAATTTCAGCTGGTGAGCATCCAGCAATGACAATCTTGCAGCCGGCTATAACAGCATTTTTAAAGAAATATTCTGATGTTAAAATGGAGTTGGTTGTCGACAATAGCTTTATTGATATCGTTCGAGATCGCTTTGATGCTGGTGTGCGTTTTGGTGAAGCGATTGATCAAGATATGGTTGCGGTTAAAATTGGCCCAAAACAACGCATGGCGATTGTTGCAACAAAGCAATATTTTGAAACCTATGGCAAGCCCGCTACCCCACGCGAGCTTGTCCACCATAATTGCATTAATATGCGCTCAGCAACTACGGGTGGTTTTTTCCAATGGGAATTTGAAAAAAATGGCCGTGCTTTAAATGTTCATATTGATGGGCAACTCACTTTAAGTCAATTGCAATTGCGGGTAAATGCTGCGCTTGATGGTGTAGGCCTTGTTTATATTCCAGAAGATCTGGTATTAGAATTTATTCAGCAAAAGCGGCTTATTCGGGTATTAGATGATTGGTGTGAGCCATTTGAGGGCTATTATCTTTATTATCCTAGTAAGCGTCAGCATATGCAGGCTTTTAATCTTTTTATCGACCATATTCGTTATCGTGGCAGTTGA
- a CDS encoding aldo/keto reductase, translated as MQKRYLGKNRLEVSTLGLGCMGLSFGYGPAIDRTEAVQLIRAAYDKGVRFFDTAEIYGPFLNEDVVGEALQPFREDVVIATKFGFDTENANALQNMDSRPEHIKRVIEQSLKRLRTDYIDLYYQHRVDPNVPIEDVAGAVKDLIKEGKVRHFGLSEAGCETIRRAHKVQEVTALQSEYSMWWREPENEIIPLLEELEIGFVPFSPLGKGFLTGKLNSPNDLKENDFRLSVPRFAKEAMAANQGLLNAIQKIAQDHNATPAQIALAWLLAQKPWIVPIPGTTKISRLEENIKAVNVVLSPEALSDIKTALDAIEVVGARYPAHLQARVGK; from the coding sequence ATGCAAAAACGCTATTTAGGAAAAAATCGCTTAGAAGTTTCCACCCTTGGCCTTGGTTGCATGGGGTTAAGCTTTGGCTATGGCCCAGCAATTGATAGAACTGAAGCGGTCCAACTCATCCGCGCAGCTTATGACAAAGGCGTCCGCTTTTTTGACACTGCTGAAATTTATGGCCCATTTTTAAATGAAGATGTTGTTGGTGAAGCTTTACAACCCTTTCGTGAAGATGTGGTAATTGCCACAAAATTTGGCTTTGACACTGAAAATGCTAATGCTTTGCAAAATATGGATAGCCGGCCAGAACATATAAAACGCGTGATTGAACAATCATTAAAGCGTTTAAGAACCGATTATATTGATCTTTATTACCAACATCGCGTTGACCCTAATGTGCCAATTGAAGATGTTGCTGGCGCAGTAAAAGACTTGATTAAAGAAGGCAAGGTACGCCACTTTGGTCTTTCCGAAGCGGGATGTGAAACAATACGGCGCGCCCACAAGGTGCAAGAAGTAACCGCATTACAAAGCGAATATTCGATGTGGTGGCGTGAACCTGAAAATGAGATTATTCCACTATTGGAAGAGCTAGAAATTGGCTTTGTACCTTTTAGCCCATTAGGTAAAGGCTTTTTAACCGGCAAGCTCAATTCACCAAATGATCTTAAAGAAAATGATTTCCGCCTATCGGTACCGCGTTTTGCCAAGGAAGCTATGGCAGCCAATCAAGGATTACTCAATGCTATTCAAAAAATTGCACAAGATCATAATGCAACACCCGCGCAAATTGCGCTTGCATGGTTACTAGCCCAAAAGCCTTGGATTGTGCCTATCCCCGGTACAACCAAAATATCGCGGCTTGAAGAAAATATAAAGGCGGTTAATGTTGTACTATCCCCTGAGGCCTTAAGCGATATTAAAACCGCCCTTGATGCGATTGAGGTTGTTGGCGCTCGCTATCCTGCTCATCTACAAGCACGTGTTGGTAAATAA
- a CDS encoding NAD(P)H-dependent oxidoreductase codes for MVLVILGHPSSNISIANHTVIQTLAAMGLEMEIRDIGKLYADHRINIIEEQAALIRHDIVIFQHPMYWFNLPAILKSWIDQVLTYQFAYGSEGNKLKGKKLLDSITIGQRENDVKTATQSLSSIFEKLAQYCQMDYVGTFPLYDIATLTGNTKMDIEGKAKIHAEKIYNFIKILH; via the coding sequence ATGGTGTTAGTTATATTAGGGCATCCGTCATCAAATATATCAATTGCCAATCATACAGTCATCCAAACATTGGCCGCAATGGGTTTAGAGATGGAAATCAGAGATATTGGAAAATTATATGCTGACCATCGGATAAATATTATTGAAGAACAAGCTGCACTTATTAGGCATGATATAGTGATTTTTCAACATCCCATGTATTGGTTTAACCTGCCAGCAATTTTAAAATCATGGATAGATCAAGTACTAACCTATCAGTTCGCTTATGGATCTGAGGGGAATAAATTAAAAGGCAAAAAACTTTTAGATAGTATAACAATTGGCCAAAGGGAAAATGATGTTAAGACGGCAACGCAATCATTATCTTCTATTTTTGAAAAATTGGCACAATATTGTCAAATGGATTATGTTGGGACATTTCCTTTATATGATATTGCAACATTAACCGGCAATACCAAAATGGATATTGAAGGCAAAGCAAAAATCCACGCTGAAAAAATTTATAATTTTATTAAAATATTACATTGA
- a CDS encoding winged helix-turn-helix transcriptional regulator has protein sequence MKIIKSECSVVFNNKKYPCPISMGMDVIGGRWKGVILYYLMEKDKRYSELKRDMPSITEMTLSLQLKKLEKDGLITRHVEGVKPPLNVTYSLTSLGKSLETIFQSIADWSKKIAENNTQ, from the coding sequence ATGAAAATTATTAAGAGTGAATGTTCTGTTGTTTTCAATAATAAGAAATATCCATGTCCAATTAGCATGGGAATGGACGTAATTGGAGGCCGCTGGAAAGGTGTTATATTATATTATTTAATGGAAAAAGATAAAAGATATAGCGAACTTAAAAGAGATATGCCATCAATAACCGAAATGACACTGAGCCTACAATTAAAAAAGCTTGAAAAAGATGGCCTAATCACAAGACATGTTGAGGGGGTAAAACCTCCTTTAAATGTTACATATTCCCTCACATCACTTGGAAAATCGCTGGAGACTATTTTCCAATCAATTGCGGACTGGTCTAAAAAAATTGCAGAGAACAACACGCAATAA
- the rbsB gene encoding ribose ABC transporter substrate-binding protein RbsB — MKLSRRLFTAFAASLLLSGSVLAANAADRIGLVVSTLNNPFFVTMKEGAESKAKELGLELVVLDSQNNPARELANSEDILGRNIKVLLINPTDSDAVASSVKAANKAKIPVITLDRSANGGDVASHIASDNVAGGKLAAETLAKELDGKGEVIELEGVAGTSAARERGKGFDDAAPELGLKIVAKQPANFDRTQGLNVAENLLQANKNANAIFAQNDEMALGAARAVQASGRDIKIIGFDGTDEGIAAVRKGVLFATIAQQPDEIGKLGVEAASKLIKGETIETHIPVPLKLITKGE, encoded by the coding sequence ATGAAATTATCTCGTCGCTTATTCACTGCTTTTGCAGCTAGTTTGCTTTTATCCGGTTCAGTTTTAGCTGCAAATGCAGCAGATCGTATTGGGCTTGTTGTTTCAACACTTAATAATCCATTCTTCGTCACCATGAAGGAAGGCGCAGAAAGCAAAGCTAAAGAGCTTGGTCTTGAATTGGTTGTTCTTGATAGCCAGAATAATCCTGCCCGTGAATTGGCGAATAGTGAAGATATTCTTGGCCGCAATATCAAAGTATTATTGATCAATCCAACCGATTCCGATGCTGTTGCAAGCTCTGTTAAGGCTGCCAATAAGGCGAAAATTCCGGTCATTACGCTAGATCGCTCTGCAAATGGTGGCGATGTTGCCTCCCATATTGCTTCTGACAATGTTGCAGGCGGTAAGTTAGCAGCTGAAACTCTTGCTAAAGAACTTGATGGCAAGGGCGAAGTGATTGAGCTTGAAGGCGTTGCAGGTACATCGGCCGCGCGTGAACGTGGAAAGGGTTTTGATGATGCTGCTCCAGAACTAGGCCTTAAAATTGTGGCAAAACAGCCAGCTAATTTTGACCGGACCCAAGGGCTTAATGTTGCAGAAAATCTTTTGCAGGCCAATAAAAATGCTAATGCTATTTTTGCGCAAAATGACGAAATGGCACTAGGTGCGGCACGCGCTGTGCAAGCATCTGGCCGCGACATTAAAATTATTGGTTTTGATGGTACTGATGAAGGTATCGCCGCAGTGAGAAAAGGCGTGCTTTTTGCAACAATTGCTCAACAACCAGATGAAATTGGTAAATTAGGTGTAGAAGCAGCAAGTAAGCTGATTAAAGGTGAAACCATTGAAACTCATATCCCTGTGCCTTTGAAATTAATCACCAAGGGTGAATAA
- the rbsC gene encoding ribose ABC transporter permease, producing MTRQAASPVSEGFLKILTNPALWGLIILVVAVAIRQPEFLEQRNILNLLRQASPNALIALGMTCVILTGGIDLSVGSVLAISGAIAASLIGLGYDAFLAMGAALMVGVVLGSVSGAIITYGRVQPFVATLVTMSILRGATLVYTNGQPINLGFGDNADIFSFIGTGYIGVVPFPVILTLAFFIIGGIILTCTRFGRYVYAIGGNETVARLAGVNVNRVKIAVYALCGFTAALAAIIETSRLGSAQPTAGTSYELDAIAAVVVGGTSLSGGRGTLFGTLIGALIIGVLNNALNTLEVSSYYQQIAKGGVILLAVLADRRSKA from the coding sequence ATGACACGTCAAGCGGCTTCGCCAGTTTCAGAAGGGTTTTTAAAAATATTAACCAACCCTGCCTTATGGGGATTGATTATCCTTGTTGTAGCGGTTGCAATTAGGCAGCCTGAATTTTTGGAACAACGTAATATCCTTAATCTTTTGCGACAAGCATCCCCCAATGCTTTAATTGCACTGGGAATGACCTGTGTTATTTTAACCGGTGGTATTGATTTGTCAGTAGGTTCTGTCCTTGCCATAAGTGGTGCAATTGCAGCTTCCTTAATTGGTTTAGGCTATGATGCATTTCTTGCTATGGGGGCAGCCTTAATGGTTGGGGTTGTTTTAGGCAGTGTAAGCGGGGCTATTATCACTTATGGTCGTGTGCAGCCCTTTGTAGCCACTTTGGTGACCATGTCTATTTTACGTGGTGCCACCCTTGTTTATACCAATGGTCAGCCGATTAATCTTGGTTTTGGTGATAATGCCGATATTTTTTCCTTTATCGGCACAGGATATATCGGCGTTGTACCTTTTCCAGTTATATTGACGCTTGCCTTTTTTATCATCGGTGGAATTATTTTAACCTGCACTCGTTTCGGCCGTTATGTTTACGCTATTGGTGGTAATGAAACCGTAGCCCGTCTTGCTGGTGTAAATGTCAATCGGGTTAAAATTGCGGTTTATGCCCTATGCGGTTTTACCGCTGCACTTGCCGCTATTATTGAAACATCGCGCCTTGGTAGTGCGCAACCAACAGCGGGAACTAGCTACGAGCTTGATGCCATTGCAGCTGTTGTTGTTGGCGGCACCAGCCTTTCTGGTGGTCGTGGTACACTTTTTGGTACCTTAATTGGTGCTTTAATCATTGGCGTATTGAATAATGCTCTTAATACTCTTGAAGTGTCATCTTACTATCAGCAAATTGCTAAAGGCGGAGTTATCTTGCTGGCGGTTCTCGCTGATCGTAGAAGTAAAGCGTAA
- a CDS encoding sugar ABC transporter ATP-binding protein, translated as MTSILSLKNISKSFNGVSVLKSVNLTLKPGRIHALVGENGAGKSTLMRIISGIYEPDNGSEMLLNGKPYQPQSPKSAIEAGVAIIHQELNLLPDLTVTENLFLGREKVNKIGLIKSGEQRKLVAQALKRLRQDFSPSTEVGNLSIGKQQMVEIARAVLFDADVIIMDEPTDSLAEAETEVLFAVIRDLASKGKAIVYISHRLGEIFELCDDVSVLRDGEMVFTGEVKKLNEDLLIAHMVGREIKDQYPYDKAKPSAIKFEVKNLSALGVDDVSFGVAAGEILGFGGLMGAGRTELAKAIYGANKMVKGTILLDNKEITIHSPKDAVKAGISYVSEDRKAEGLIQSQGIGRNMTLSALHSFLHLGQFLNFSKERAATQNYVEAFSIKAASLGASVSTMSGGNQQKVSIAKSLMSEPQLIIFDEPTRGVDVGARREIYMMMNSLKEKGMAIILLSSDMPELLGMSDRVMVMANGRITGELSKDLATQEAVMALALAGKE; from the coding sequence GTGACGAGTATTTTAAGCTTAAAAAATATATCAAAAAGTTTTAACGGCGTTTCGGTATTAAAGTCGGTTAATCTTACCCTTAAACCTGGTCGGATCCATGCATTGGTTGGTGAAAATGGTGCTGGTAAATCGACTTTGATGCGGATTATTAGTGGCATTTATGAGCCTGATAATGGCAGCGAAATGCTTTTAAATGGTAAGCCCTATCAGCCCCAATCACCGAAATCGGCAATTGAGGCCGGTGTTGCTATTATCCATCAAGAGTTAAATCTTTTACCAGATTTAACGGTTACAGAAAATTTATTTTTAGGCCGCGAGAAGGTCAATAAAATAGGGCTAATTAAGAGCGGGGAACAGCGTAAGCTTGTAGCGCAGGCTCTTAAGCGCTTGCGCCAAGATTTTTCGCCGTCAACCGAAGTTGGCAATTTAAGCATTGGCAAACAGCAAATGGTAGAGATTGCCCGAGCTGTTTTATTTGATGCCGATGTCATTATCATGGACGAGCCAACGGATTCGCTTGCCGAAGCAGAAACCGAAGTACTTTTTGCCGTTATTCGCGATCTTGCCAGCAAGGGCAAAGCTATTGTCTATATATCCCATCGTCTTGGCGAAATTTTTGAATTATGTGACGATGTTTCTGTCTTGCGCGATGGCGAAATGGTGTTTACTGGCGAAGTAAAAAAACTGAATGAAGATTTGCTGATTGCCCATATGGTCGGGCGTGAAATTAAAGATCAATATCCATATGATAAAGCAAAGCCATCGGCGATTAAATTTGAGGTCAAGAATTTATCTGCACTTGGTGTAGATGATGTTTCGTTTGGTGTTGCTGCTGGTGAAATCTTAGGGTTTGGCGGTTTAATGGGGGCAGGGCGCACAGAGCTTGCCAAAGCAATATATGGTGCAAACAAAATGGTCAAAGGCACCATATTGCTTGATAATAAAGAGATCACCATTCATTCCCCAAAAGATGCGGTAAAGGCTGGTATTTCCTATGTTTCAGAAGACCGTAAGGCGGAAGGGCTAATCCAATCCCAAGGTATTGGTCGTAATATGACGCTAAGTGCGTTACATAGTTTTTTACATCTTGGTCAATTCTTAAATTTTTCAAAAGAGCGTGCGGCAACACAAAATTATGTCGAAGCTTTTTCAATCAAAGCGGCATCGTTAGGCGCATCTGTATCAACCATGAGTGGTGGTAATCAGCAAAAGGTTTCCATTGCCAAATCATTAATGAGCGAGCCACAATTAATCATATTTGATGAGCCAACCCGCGGCGTTGACGTTGGTGCGCGGCGTGAAATTTACATGATGATGAATTCCCTTAAAGAAAAAGGTATGGCGATCATACTTTTATCATCGGATATGCCAGAGCTTTTAGGCATGTCTGATCGGGTAATGGTTATGGCAAATGGCCGTATTACCGGTGAATTGTCAAAAGATTTGGCCACTCAAGAAGCTGTCATGGCATTGGCTTTGGCAGGAAAGGAATAA
- the rbsD gene encoding D-ribose pyranase: MRFSGLLHAELIGALASLGHTDMIVIADAGLPIPAGVPKIDLAIRANLPSFLEVSNLIAAEMPVEAITIANEMASMNSELLSQLNDDILNWSKSQSKEIKVSSLSHEDFKVLSQKARLIIRTGEFSPYANMVMHAGVAF; the protein is encoded by the coding sequence ATGCGTTTTTCAGGTTTACTACATGCTGAATTAATTGGTGCGCTGGCGTCACTTGGTCATACTGATATGATCGTTATTGCTGATGCAGGGTTACCAATACCGGCGGGTGTGCCTAAAATTGACCTTGCTATTCGTGCTAATTTGCCGTCTTTTTTAGAGGTATCTAATTTAATTGCTGCAGAAATGCCAGTTGAAGCAATTACTATTGCCAATGAAATGGCCAGTATGAATAGCGAGCTACTCTCACAGTTGAACGATGATATCTTAAATTGGAGCAAAAGCCAATCAAAGGAAATTAAAGTATCGAGCCTGTCGCATGAGGATTTTAAGGTTTTGAGCCAAAAAGCGCGGCTGATTATTCGCACTGGTGAGTTTTCACCCTATGCCAATATGGTTATGCATGCTGGGGTCGCGTTTTAA